In the Eptesicus fuscus isolate TK198812 chromosome 22, DD_ASM_mEF_20220401, whole genome shotgun sequence genome, TTTCCCACAGAAGTTATCACTAGAAATATCAGCATGGTATACACAGTATGGGGCTCCTCCAGGACTACCTTGTCCTATGTCAGTAATTAGGCTATGGAGCTTTTTAGGAGGGGTAAGCTAATTCCAAAACATAGGGAACATGAAATACTCTGGTTCCAGATGAACAGCCTGGCTGGAATACTGACTAAATGCATGCCGAACAGAATAGGTGTCAACCATGGAAGCAGACCCAACAATTGAAGCAGTTCCCCGAAGTAGTGACAGTCTGAATCAGATTTAGAAGGCGTCATGTTTCCATCTTCCGTGGGTTACTAGCACAAAACTCTCTAGAGTCTCCATGATTGTGACTCTCTAAGAAGTTATTTGCTTTGGCCAAGTTTTTTGTTTAAGGTTGTGTCTGTTCTGGCCAAGATTAATTGTAATGCGGGGTTAAAACCAGCTAGTCTAGAGTCATGTATCCTTTTTCTAACCAGCGGAGGACCCAGGAGAAACGGGTGGCAAGCTTTTTCAAAGGTCCACCTGGTAAGATTTTGGGGAGCCCATTCAAGTGGGAAAGACCAAGGAAGGACAAGGCTTCTATTAGCAGGATTATCAGGATAACACTCAGGGCAATAATCAGCTCTGTTAATACGATCTAAAAATACTTGGTAACATTCATTTTCAATAAGTTCAGTTTGGTACAACCAGTGGCCTAGTTCTAAACTAGGAAACCATTGTTGTCCACAGTCAGGACAATGTGAATTATCTGAGAACATCTGGGCCTCCAGCGATAACACAGAAAGCAATGTAACAGTAAGAGACAACAATGACAAAGAGAGATACCCAAATAACCAGTCCTATCACAGGTTTGGTTTAGCAATTTCTCAGTCCAACCAATACTACTTAGAGAAAGAGTTAAATCTGGCTTGCACTTACGTGCAATTCTTCAAGATTTCGTTGTCTATTTTTCACTCAGTTACAACTCAGTCTCTCAACTCAGCAAACAATCCAGTCTATAATGTTATCAGTCACTTGCTAGGAGCACAGATCTCAGAATAGCTCCTTCAAATTCCAGTTTCTCAAGAAAAGCTAGAACTGTGGTCtaaattagttattttttcttgtgtgttaATCAGCTGATGATCTCATGCAGAGGCACTTGGCTTACTCTGCTTTGCTGGTTAGCTACTGTGTCTGCTTGGTCAAAGAGAGGAGCTGACAGATCCAATGGGTCTTTGTGGGCGCTGGCACTCTTGCCGTTGTGATACACGTACCCAAGTCTTAAGGTCTTGGCACTTTACAGCGATGTAGGGGGGTCAGGAAAACCTGGGAGAGTCCTCTTGAGCGTGGATCCAATGAAGTCTTTCTTGGGAGGACCTTAATCAGGACCCGTCAGAGAAGTAGCTGATGCTGAGTTGGTTGGAGGGTCTGGGAATGCTTCACATACCTGTAAATGATAACACTTCAGACGACTCATAATGGGTTTTCAGTTGCTCACAATATTATTAGGAACATGCACTGGAAAATAATTTGAGTCAATCAAGGTGGATGAGAATTGTCTCACAGGTTTCCCCATGACAATTTTATCTAGGCTCAAACTAACTTATCTGTTGGGAGTAGTTATTCCTATGCTTATTTTGGCACTAGGAAGGGTTTTGGTTCATTTAAGATTTGtactagcttcattttttttaagactatgtttcctttttttactcCTTTTACATTTTGGGAATAATAAGGTCTGCATAATCATATTTAACTTGGTAGAACTTTGAGATTTCTTGTATATCTCTTTTGTGAAATGGATGCCATATATGGTATTCCCATTATGTGTGGGAGAACACTGACGATGACAGTCTTTCTATACAGACTTCAATCCATTCAAGAAAAAGCTTACAAAATTATTCAATAATATTCTTAATAGCGAACAATAGGAAGTTGAATGAAATCCTTTTGAAGGCTGGGAAAGAAACCAAGAAAGGCAATGCCCACATCTGTTTTTATAAGTTTGTGCACAGAGTAAGTTTAAGCAGGCAAGTAAGGCCTAGTCCTGAGCAATGGTCCTGGGCTATTCTTAGAAAACACATAGTAATTCAGTTGGCATTTGCAGATACTACCATGATCTCTGTAATGCTTCATGGCATGAATATAACAAGTAGATGAGGTGGGGTAGCAGGATGTATTGGACAACCAGAGAACCACTGAGGGAGTGCCACAGGTCATCAGAGGGCAATGTATACCCCGACTTTCTCTGGTGTTATTTGTGAATTTTAAGGCTGGATGCTGTGAGGGCACTAAGGGACATAAGGATTCTCAGATTCCAAAATGGCAAGTTTAATGCCACATGGGGCCAATATTTTGATAGAAGCCCCAGAAAAGGTGCAGAAAGCATCAGTGTAGATATATTGATGTGTTTTTTGAAGTTAGGTAATAATGTACAGTTGAGAACAGAGTGAACAGATGGTAGGATTTCTAACTCAACCTTTGTGGTGACAACAGGGCAGAATGGATTTCCCTGTGGGTCTACTGACAAGAGCCATCAAAGTCAAAGTTTCAGTTGTGGTACTGGGAAATCTTGGGTGTCTAGTACATGGAACATGTACTTGATGATGAACCCATATGATCATGGAGTTTAACTTAGGAGTTAGCAGTAAAGTTATATGACCGAGTCTGACATAGAAAAGATATAGAATTTTGGATTTTTAGAGTGAAAAGGGAAAGTGCAATTAACACCACTCTTTCACATCCACCAGACTGGCAAAAATTAACAAGTTTGACAATGGGAACTCTGTAGGCTCTAGACAAAACCATCCCTCCCCAAGGACATCTCCATTGGCCGGGTCAAAAGGAAGCCCTAACGCTCCAAAAGCTCAGAGTAAATCCACCCTTACCCCAACCTTCGTTTCTCCAACTTCAACAGTCAAGCAAGCACTAGAGTTCCAAGTATTCCTGAACCAAGAGAACACTGGTGTTCCATATGCTCCAGACAAGACCCCCTCTCCTGGTCCCTTACACCAATATGGGCAAAAGTCAAAGTGGGCCCCAAAGCACTAAGTGCTCAGAATAAGATCACCTAATACCAGCCTCCTCGCTCATTCCTCAGCCTTATCACTACTGGGAGAGTGAAGAGGGCCTCCAAAAATGTTCCCAGCAAGAGTCTCAAACTCTAACCCCACCCTCATACTCACAGCTTCAATACCACCATCATCTGCCTGAAAGCGTCAGGACCAACCAATCTCACCATACCTGTATCTTTTTATGTCATCACCACATGAAGCCCAGAGCTTCCTGACTGCAGTTCATCCCCTTAGTCTCTAACCCCCATGACTGTAAGAGCAGTGGGATAACATTCCCTCGCcttgctttattaattttttcccatAAATATGTACCATTttgatatattaaatattttagttgtTAGCCCCTACTAAAATATAGACTAGgactttttgtctttttgtttactGCTATACATGCCcaataaacatttcttgaatgaataaatagcaaCTTGAATTTTATACCCTGACAAAAGGAGTATAAATTAATGCAACTACTTTCGGAATTAAGTTGGCATTATTTAGTAAAGACGAAGATTTGCATTCCCTCTAATTCAGTAATTCCACTCTTAGCTTTTACACCCTAGAGAAATTTGCgcatgtgcatttaaaaaaatgaataaaaatatttattcatggtAGTATTGTGTATAGTAGCAAAATAACAGCCAAAATGTCCATGAACAGTAGAATGATAAATAAATTGAAGTACtgccatacaatgaaatactatacatAGATGAAAACTCAAGAATATTGAGCTGAAAAGTAAAAAGCAAGTagcagaatacacacacacatagtttccatttacataaagtttCAATATATTGTTTAGGTATAAATATGCaataaagctaaaaagaaaaaggtaagcaCAGGGCCAATTATTACCTTtaatgggagagggaggggatgcaatcattgtttttttccttccactgAATCATAAATCCTAATAGCTTACATAATCTCTATTCaatcttttatcatttaaaaaaaaaagaatagagtggAAATAGCAACGGACTAGAAAAAGATTAATACACACAACCAAATTGTCACACTGTGGACAATAAGAGCAGCAGCAGTTACTCTGCTTAGAGGAAAAGTGCGTGAAAAGAGGAGTCCCACAGAAGGATAGGgatctttgtttttctcataaaATTGTAAGCAACTATCTTACAAATAGGGTAAACAGGCTTACCCTAACGTTAGTATGGAAAAGAAACTTTATCTTGGCATACTCCATAAAGACATGCATGTTTGCAGGGAGGATATTATCTCATAGGGTGTCTTTGTGCAAGTTAGAAAAAGGCACCCTCGATCGGGGCAAAAGGCAGTCCAGAGAACCTCACTTTGCCAGGTATTCAACAGTAATTCTgtctgtgagataataaataatacTTAGTAACAATAGTTAACACTTACTGAGTACCACTatctgttctaagcactttacatgtattaactcatgtaATTCTTACAATAATTCATTTTGAAGAAACAGAGAGGTTGagccacttgcccaaggttacacggGTCATAGAGTAATTAATTGGTATTTGAATCCAGGCAGACTGGTTCCAGAGCCTGTACACTGATGATGGCAGcttaatacatattaaataagTATCTTCTCTAAAAATTCTGACTATAGACAAATACTATTCCCTTGTTCTTTTTGGTGGTTGGATAATATAAATTTCAGAATGAGTCAGGACTGGGTGACTTCTCAAGGCAAATATATCCTTTAGACTTTAGTCTTAGCCAGCTCCTTATATGCTATATAAAATCAAAAGACAGGCAcacagaaaaaatttaaatgctttaaacCATCTTgagtttccattttaaatattttctccacaGAAAGGCTAATGAGTAATcaaaactgtttatttttttgtacaaGACAGTTTCTCTAAGTTTCAGAAACTCTAAAGTGAAATATTTGGAGTTTCATATTTCACTAGTTTGGAATTTAGATAATGGGAGATTaaggagtatttttaaaaaaggaattaattactCTTCTTTGTAATTCACACAAACGAAATTACTTGTTAAAAATatgttatgaaaataaatgtttctgcAAAAAGTCTTTAGCCTAAGTTTTGTGAGgcactacttttaaaaattggcaaagtcTTGCGGTCACCAAGAGAAGGTACATGGATGACAACCTTCAGCACTATTTCATGCACACACTGTTCCCTCTTCCGAAGAACAGATAAGCCAAAGGGAAAATATGAGCCTGACTTGGACAACAGCTGCAGATGattcccccctcaccccaggaACTGATAAAAcaggtgtgtgtgtccatggCTAGCATACCATAAAGGGGAATGCTGGCTTGGAAATGAACTGGTACACTGCAATCCACCTTGCCCTAATGGACTAAAAGTCCAGGGTTCAAGTTATctgcagtttttatttaaaacactgcCAGCTAAACCTTTTATTAATATGCAGCTTTCAACAGTGGGACCTAGTGCCAAGCTCAGGTGTTTCTATACTTGTACCAGCTATTTGTGTCTGTGTTTAGAAATTGTTTCTAAGTCTTGCCCACTTCCTCTCACCATATCCACTGTCATAATATGCCAGCAGTATTACTTTAACAATTTTCCAGatactatatatattttctgaGTGCAGaaagccttccttcccttcttacCCTGCTTactccctcccaactcccctgaCTTGCACCTCAGGTTTAGGTTGACCAGTGGAAACAAAAAGCAATGCACGAAGAATCAAAGAGTTTGCTAAGGTTTTCGACAGTGGGAAGCATAACTGATTCCCAGTTTCAGCTCAACTCCCCTAATCACCTTCAGTATCTACATGACACTaacacattttcattaaaattttttattttcaactataGTCATGCACCACATAATGAATGACGTTTAGGTCAATGATGGACCACATCATTGACCTATAGGCCTGTGGTCCTAAAAGTTTATAATAAAGCTGgaaaattcctattgcctagtgacaTTGTAGACATCATAGCCCAAcacatgtttgtggtgatacTGCTATAAaaaacctactgcactgccaaATGTATAAATGTACAGCACATACAGTTATGTACATAATACTATGCtgctggtttatgtatttactacacTACACTTTATCTTTAGAgtatactctttctacttatgaaaaaataagtttgctgtaaaacatcTCGTGTTTACCAAGTCTCTTGATgaaatcattttctcttgtgcttgatttaatctcaggTTGTTTTCTGCAGTAACATGTTATACGGGCTTGTAGCCTAGAAACAATAGGCTATAGCTTAGGTGTGTAGTAGGTGAAGGTTTGTGTAAGTGTGCTCCATGATATTAACACGACAAAATTGCCTAATGACATATTTCTCCGAATGTATCCATGTCATTAAGTGGTGCATGATTGTAATTTTAAACATTGCAAAAATGGAGCGGCGTTTCCTTATACCTTTATCCAGTTTCTCCTAAAGTCaacatttcataaaattaaagtacaaatatttttttaaaaaagaaagtagcaTTAGTATAATGTTTACAATTACATTGGGATACTGGTACAATTAACTAAACTACAGACTGTTCAAATTTCACCCATTTCTCCACTACTGTCCTTTTCTTGGTCCAGGGCCCAATCCAGGATCCGATGTTCCATTTAGTTGTTAATTCTCCTTGGTCTGCAATCTGAATTTCTCGGTTTTTACCTGTCTTTTGTGGCCTTCCCTGGTGTTTGTAACCTTGAGACTTTGGAAAGTACtggtcagttattttgtagactatccctcaatttgggtttgcATAATGTTTCCTCATAATTAAAAAAaggttatgcttttttttttagaataacacCACAGAAATGATGAGGTGTCCTCCTAATTGTATCTTATCACTGGGTTCCTGATGTCCACTGAAGATGTTAACCTCAATCAGTTGGTGAACATGGTATCTCCACTATTAAGTTACATTTTTCCTTTGTACCTAATAATTATCTGGGGGAGATACTTTGAGACTAAACAGATATCCTGATTTTCCTCAAACTTCCACCCACTAGAATCACAGGTAATTACTACAGTATTGTTTGCCTAATGGTGAGTTTCTTTTTCATGCTGCCCGTATTTATTCATTGGAATTCTTCTGTAAAAATGAGTTGTCCCTTTTCCCCTATTTATTTATCTCTTATGTTTGTATGAACTCATGGATACTTTATTCTGTG is a window encoding:
- the LOC103289996 gene encoding torsin-1A-interacting protein 2, translated to MFSDNSHCPDCGQQWFPSLELGHWLYQTELIENECYQVFLDRINRADYCPECYPDNPANRSLVLPWSFPLEWAPQNLTRWTFEKACHPFLLGPPLVRKRIHDSRLAGFNPALQLILARTDTTLNKKLGQSK